The DNA window GGAGATATTCCAACCTATCTGGTTGATAAGGcctcatttttatatatttatatatatatatatgatctaaTCTCGTATATTAACATcatattcacatatttttttttagatctcgttcaatataaataaatgaagaattATGTTCATTGTTATGAGAGAAAATTATAAgactttcaataaattaattttagattgtAGGGATCGTGGTTGGAGAATTTTCACTAATTTGACAATCTctatttttaaagattaaagatatcaatgtctttcatttttttctaacaaattgaagttatattttttatatacctatacattatttattatagaATGTTATTTGGgcaaataattaaatgtttttgaacAATGTTTATATTGTCCTCTAAGATAAACTCAAATCAAGTTAATAATGACTcgacaaaataataaataacccTTCACGTGCGAGATTAAGCAAATTGTTCGTAAGAAGAAGGAGATTAAATTTCATTTCTTTCACTTTCATTCTTCACTATTAAGATGTAAGAAGAGAGACGTTTATATCGATGAATTCTTTATTAGTGATTATGAATAACTGATTTTTTCAAGATATTAATTCCGTAGAACAAGTCAGACAGATTCGGAAAGAATCAAAGATTGGGAagtttaaaactttttattcCATATTCATTAGAAGTAATAATTGGGTGTTTTTGGTAGGAGCTGAAATTCTAATATACACTTCTTAGAGACAAAGATCAAAATCGTTTCTCAAAATATCACACAAAGAATTTGAAATATCATTCTAACTAACTAAGATCCTTGTGGTGAGGAAcagatagatatagatataatcaatatattatataatatatttattttattaaaccacctagatttaatttaattgttcataaattaattttttttaaagtctaACAAGACactactaatatattatataatatttttgttcataaataacatcctaaattatttattcctaaataaataacttactcaataatatataatttatttatttctaattaaagAGTCTATAACTTAGTCATCCCTAATTAAATATAGTTATTTACcattaagttatataatttatttagcttaattaaaaaatatgtccaTAACAATAATAGTCACGGTcgtaatttaaatattaattttttttcactggCCCTTAGGTCTCTATAATGTGTGTAAGGCTAAAACGGAGGACTGTATTATGCGGGCTTAGATTGAAATTTATTCTCTCATCATGGttgtataatttcaattttatagtaATTTGTATCTCTTTGAATCGTTTTTACATTATTAATGATTCGAAGATAACTTTCTTAGTATTTAATAGATTATATTTCAGAAAATTGTAAATCTCAACTTCGATAGtaaataacatgttttttttgtatctttgatctaagatatttatttttctctttatttttatttttctgatgACATTCTTTGTTTagttatacttaattaattcatattttttaatatatcaaggactatttaaaaaatattgtgttatattaatttttgtgaaaatatttttagcctaggtagattttaaataaattaaatataaatactcATATTTATCCCCTCGTCTAGCCTaacgataaaaaaatatgaatatctCAGCCTCTTTGTAGTTCCTGGGTTTGAGTCCGTCAGACAGAAATTCCGCTCACTAGGTTATTTGGTTAAGTGGTTTGCGAGCTATGTGTTTAACCCGAAAGAGATGCGGAACCCAGTGTAAAAAAACACATATTTGTAAcctttcaaaattttgaattttatcatatatttatatatatcaaaaggagaccaaatattataatattcaaataaattcaattttaaaacataaactcatttattatattatctatGTTAAAATTCTTAGTTAAATCTTGTTTAATATATAGTGTCAAGTAAAAGGCaagaaaattatcatttattttgttgCGAAGTTACGTCTTCATAGTTTTCATTGCTAAAAATAGTCATCAATAGTAACGATAaacacaaatattatcaaatcaaGATGAATCAATATAATCAACTTAACTTAAATTTATCAAACCATTTCTTATTAAGCCCACGATTTTCACTTCCAAATTTTGTACCCGGAGATATTCCAACCTATCTGGTTGATAAGGcctcatttttatatatttatatatatatataatctaatctCGTATATTAACATCATATACACATATTTTTTCAGATCTCGTTCAATATAAATAGATGAAGAATTATGTTCATTGTTATGAGAGAAAATTATAAgactttcaataaattaattttagattgtAGGGATCGTGGTTGGAGAATTTTCACTAATTTGATAATCTctatttttaaagattaaagATATCAATGTCTTTCGTTTTTTTTCCAACAAattgaagttatattttttatatacttatacattatttattattgaatgttatttgggcaaataattaaatgttttcGAACAATGTTTATATTGTCCTCTAAGATAAACTCAAATCAAGTTAATAATGACTCGACGAAACAATAAATAACCCTTCACGTGCGAGATTAAGCAATTTGTTTGTAAGAAGGAGATTAAATTTCATTTCTTTCACTTTCATTCTTCACTATTAAGATGTAAGATGAGAGACGTTTATATCGATGAATTCTTTATTAGTGGTTATGAATAACtgattttttcaatattatcgaCATTGATTCCGTAGAACAAGTCAGACAGATTCAGAAAGAATCAAAGATTGGGAAGTTAAAAACTTTTTATTCCATATTCATTAGGAGTAATAATTGGGTGTTTTGGTAGGAGCTGAAATTCTAATATACACTTCTTAGAGACAAAGATCAAAATCGTTTCTCAAAATATCACAAAAAGGATTTGAAATATCATTCTAACTCAGGATCCTTGTGGTGAGGAACGGATAGATTTCCTCCCTTTTCTGCCCGAAAGAATTGAGCAGGTTGTTAGGATCTTGTATAGGGCCTTTATGACATGTGACTCGCAGTTTGTAGTGAGCACCCATTCTCCCGACGTTAGGGGACTACAATATTTCTGAACAAATTCCAAAATAACAAACCTAAAGAATTTTTATTGCAGTGGGATTAGGGGTACTTCCAACAAGCGGTAGAAGTCCACAAAAAAAAATGGACAAATTCGTTTTCATAGAAACACATAAGATTCATAACATAACCTTATCTAAGCAAACCCGAAACATTGGGAACATAACCATCCAACCGCTATTACATCCCATTATCTATGGAGCCTGCCCGGAAAAATTCCTTTTTGTCTGGATTATTCCCTTTTGTCTGGATTATTCCTAAAGTTAAATAAGCATTTTATTGAGAAAAGAAAGTGCATGGAtggaaaaaacagaaaaaaaaaaaaacaaaaaaaaattaatcgaCCAGTTGGAgtgtaaaaatgaaaattagaaaaaaaaaaactctttaaaaagaatatataactCTGAAATCTATTAGTCAAGTCTTATCCAAACAAATATATCTCTGATTATGAAAATTATAGAAGATAAATATGGAATAAAAAATGAAGCTAGTGGATCAATGTTAGAAGATAAATATGGAATAAAAAATGAAGCGAGTGATCAATGTCAGTATCTACCTGATTTTAATGATAGTATAACGTGCATTTGCTGCAcgatgaataatataaaaaaattgtgaaaaaatattacgagtgatagcattttttattttatttttaaccgttttaagtttatgggcgagtcaacccataatccgactcaagtatccattcactctcacattgcagaacgatctctaaagcaattgatatagtttgattcatcaactcaattagtttgacctTTAGAGTCCACCTCTTCCCCATGCTACGAGTGAAAAGGAAAATGTAAAGACTGTCATTAAAGTAGCCAAGGCGAGAtttactatatccatatgaattatgtcccaTATCTTTATAAATATGACAGAATTCTTTCATTATTgttcactaataatagtgaaatctatagcgcaAAGTCAAAAGATAATTATGGTTGAttaaaactattgatgaaccaccgcgttcatcaaatttggtgttgaatttaaaatataaagtgttattatcctagttagttaaatgttgtacttgtcttgttaggttgtaagtttgaaccatacctatatcattttatttttaaccgttttaagtttatgagcgggtcaacccacaatccgacccaattatcaatttactctcacatatatatccaaattaaccacagttatcaacccgacaatccggacactttaaaaattaagtgtatatatatatatatatatatatatatatatagattagttagttaaaaaactgaacttatattgttaaaatatcttgcgttcatcaaatttggtgttgaatttaaaatataaagtgttattagcttagttggttaaacggttgtacttattttgttaggttgcaaattcaaaccatacctatagcattttttaattttatttttaatcgttatggccggatcaacccacaatacgacccaagtattcatttactatcacatatatatccaaattaagctCTCGACCTgaaaatccggacactttaaaaattaggaatcattatatatatatatatatatttcattaacatcacaattaaaacaaaataaaattttgagaatGACTcgtttatattgaatttattatgattttttttatgttgttaaCAAATATATGTATCTAGGTGaacatatttagaaaattagatGTCAACCAAAAATTGAATTGTTATTGTCGAAAATCTTTGTGTTAAATAATGGTTCATAAATAGCACTAGGGGTGGCCaaaaaattcgattcgaaagaTCTGATCCGTTGATCCGATCGATCCGATCCAAAAAAAATCGTATTCGATGGATCGAATTCAGATATCGATCcgatccgatatttttaccAGATTTCTGGATTGGATACGGATCGGGCAAAAAAATCGGATACCCGAAACCGATCCGATGatatttaaactttattaaataaatctaaaaacaaaatattattaaataaatctcTCTACCTTTCTTTTCCTTCCCGTTCTCTTTACaaacccaatatcaaacaaaaatcattgCCTCATTTTCCAGATCTATTTCTTCCATTCGTTCTTCTTCACATTTTCTCAGaagattgatttttttgttcttcttcaCATTTGTTCTTCAAATcattgtatttttgttttaaaaaatattgatttcattttgacatttgaattatatttttgatatgtaattatatttttgatatgtatCGTATTTATGACTTATGAGTTGAATTATGAGATTCTTAatgaacaattttaattttctagcgtacgaaaaaaaattaaaaatatgaaaaaaaattagatcaGCGAATATTCGGCTGTCCGATCCGGCGTTTTTGGTGTTTTGGATCGGATAGTGGTCGAATACCGGATCGAATACGAAtcgcaatttttgaaaaaaaatagagtCGAATATCCAATCCGAAATATCGGATTATCCCACAAATTGAATTTTGCTTTGTCAACACTTCTTTAATCTATTATTCTAAGCCAcctttcaaaaaatattaattttatatatctagaaattaaaatagatatatttatttgtctacgtgaaaattaaattacaaaactaGAACCTAACTTCAATTAAATGTTGTGaatattcttcattttattcataaaattatcattttttgtgaaaaaataatataaatatatttgaaagatctgcaatgttaaaaataaaaattggtcttttatataaaaaaaaaaaacaaaactatatttgaatatatatatatatatataggggctgaaaaatattaaagagtattgttttaaaatattaaactatgaatttacttataaatacaaaataacaaaacaaaaacaattacaaaCGCAAAAAATTTCTTGTCAAGCAATATTTTAAATCAGTCAGTTCATGTATTTCaccaaacaaatttattttaaaaaaaaatctaaaataagcaaaaatttaaacaaaaccaGCTCTAAAACAAAAAGGTTAATGATTCATATGAgcaataaattaaacataaccTGAAGTGTCTTAAAAAGccatctaataaaaaaaagctCCAAAATCAGATtcataaaaattcattttaacaacAAAAATTATCCAAAACATGTTTTGCAAATGGCATCAACTAACAAGCATAGAACCTTAGTTCATTCTCTGAGCAACTTCCTTAGCAATAACCTTCTCCTTGGCCTTGGTCTTGGCTTGAGACTTAGTACCCATAATTCCACCACCCCATTTCTTCCTGTTTTCCTCAAACTTATCGTTGAAGTTTGCctgaaaaacaataaaaacaaacGGTTCAACACATTACgctttcttaaaataaatttggatcAAGATTTCTAAAAAATGACCTTGATAGCCTCCAATACTCTGCTGAACTCCATCTTATCCTCGTTCTTGACAGTGGTCAAGCACAGAACAGATGCAGTTTTCTGGTGAACAACCTGTGAATATGGGTAAATATTTGAGTACccacaaaaaaaattcaaatctaCAAGggattttgtaattattaattagatattacCGTTCCCAATCTAGACTTTCCCTTAACAATACAGTATGGAATTTCCATTTTCCTGCATAATGCTGGCAGCCAGACAACCAACTCAATTGGGTCGACATCATGAGCAATAACAACAAGCTGGGCTTTGTTCTGCATTGATGATAATTGTTAGATCAAATAATGTAAAGAATATAAAGTTTTACAAATCTTCAGTACACAAGATAGACAAATGACCTGTTCAATTAGATAGGTGACATGGTTAAGACCATATTTGACAACAATAGGCTTCTTTGTCTCAATTGTCTTTCCTTCAGCCTCGGCCTGAGCCTTCTTCAAAAGTCTATCTTTCTTTGCAGCTTTATCCTCAGGTCTGTATTTGATGAGCATCTTGAAAAGGTTTGTGGCTACATGTTTCATAGAAACCAATCAATGTCCATTCATGATAGTTTCAGTAAAACTATATAAGTTCATTACTTAACAAGCAGATATCAAAAGGATATCCATTGAACAGAACCTAAGAAGCACAAACCAATTATTCTAATCATCAATATGTTGT is part of the Impatiens glandulifera chromosome 1, dImpGla2.1, whole genome shotgun sequence genome and encodes:
- the LOC124921131 gene encoding 60S ribosomal protein L7a-2-like, whose amino-acid sequence is MAPKKGVKPVAASKKKPEKVANPLFEKRPKQFGIGGALPPKRDLHRYVKWPKVVRIQRQRRILRQRLKVPPALNQFTKTLDKNLATNLFKMLIKYRPEDKAAKKDRLLKKAQAEAEGKTIETKKPIVVKYGLNHVTYLIEQNKAQLVVIAHDVDPIELVVWLPALCRKMEIPYCIVKGKSRLGTVVHQKTASVLCLTTVKNEDKMEFSRVLEAIKANFNDKFEENRKKWGGGIMGTKSQAKTKAKEKVIAKEVAQRMN